The Pseudomonas berkeleyensis genome includes a region encoding these proteins:
- a CDS encoding hydroxypyruvate isomerase family protein yields the protein MKIAANLSMLFTELPLRERVQAAAIAGFDGVEIQFPYELPAISLKETLERTGLPLVLINVPAGDLMTGGPGLAGVPARQADFDGALQEALTYATMVRPACINVLPGRLAEDVSREQALDCLTANLRKSAEAFALLGIQVLVEAINPIDMQGFLINTPEQLDELLHAVDHPNLAAQYDLYHMARQGLDVAAGIRLLAGRIGHVQFADLPGRGAPGTGELAFPALLSALRDSGYAGWLGAEYKPGDVGTQASLGWLAQWQQRT from the coding sequence ATGAAGATCGCCGCCAATCTGTCCATGCTGTTCACCGAGTTGCCGCTGCGCGAGCGCGTGCAGGCTGCTGCGATTGCTGGCTTCGACGGTGTGGAGATTCAGTTCCCCTACGAGCTGCCGGCCATCAGCCTGAAAGAAACCTTGGAACGCACGGGCCTGCCGCTGGTGCTGATCAATGTGCCTGCCGGTGACTTGATGACCGGTGGCCCTGGCCTGGCTGGCGTACCGGCGCGTCAGGCGGATTTCGATGGCGCGCTGCAGGAGGCCCTGACCTACGCCACCATGGTGCGCCCGGCCTGTATCAATGTGCTGCCGGGGCGCTTGGCCGAGGATGTGAGCCGCGAGCAGGCGCTGGATTGCCTTACCGCCAACCTGCGCAAGAGCGCCGAGGCTTTTGCGCTGTTGGGTATTCAGGTGCTGGTGGAGGCGATCAACCCTATCGACATGCAGGGTTTCCTGATCAATACGCCTGAGCAGTTGGACGAGCTGTTGCATGCGGTCGATCACCCCAACCTGGCCGCGCAATACGACCTCTACCACATGGCTCGCCAAGGGTTGGATGTGGCAGCGGGTATACGTTTGCTGGCCGGGCGCATCGGTCATGTGCAGTTCGCCGATCTGCCGGGGCGCGGTGCGCCAGGTACGGGTGAGCTGGCGTTCCCGGCCTTGCTCAGTGCGTTGCGTGACAGTGGTTACGCCGGCTGGCTGGGCGCCGAGTACAAACCAGGTGATGTGGGTACGCAGGCGAGCCTCGGCTGGCTGGCGCAGTGGCAGCAGCGTACGTAG
- a CDS encoding NAD(P)-dependent oxidoreductase, translated as MTASLPAVAFAGIGLMGLPMTRRLLAAGYPLTIWNRTPDKCAPLLEHGAHRVETPAELCRDANVVMLCLANTDVVREVVFGAGGIVEGARAGQLLVDFSSLEPAATREMAAELEARTGMRWVDAPVSGGTPGAEAGTLAIMAGGREDDVERIRPVLAHLGQRLTRMGEVGAGQVTKVCNQMIVACNALVIAEVVALAERAGVDASLIAPALAGGFADSKPLQILAPQMAASQFEPIKWHVRTLLKDLDTAVKLSREQGSATPMSGLAAQLMRLHGSQGNLERDPATLVQLLREQRP; from the coding sequence ATGACCGCTTCGCTGCCCGCCGTCGCCTTCGCCGGTATTGGCCTGATGGGCCTGCCCATGACCCGTCGCCTGCTCGCTGCTGGCTACCCGCTGACCATCTGGAACCGCACCCCTGACAAATGCGCGCCTCTGCTGGAGCACGGCGCACACCGGGTGGAGACGCCGGCCGAACTGTGTCGCGACGCCAATGTGGTGATGCTGTGCCTGGCCAATACCGACGTGGTGCGTGAGGTGGTGTTTGGCGCGGGCGGTATCGTCGAGGGCGCGAGAGCGGGACAGTTGCTGGTGGATTTCTCCAGCCTGGAGCCGGCTGCAACTCGTGAGATGGCCGCCGAGCTGGAGGCGCGCACCGGCATGCGCTGGGTGGATGCGCCGGTCTCTGGCGGCACACCCGGAGCCGAAGCCGGCACGTTGGCGATCATGGCCGGTGGGCGTGAGGACGACGTGGAGCGTATCCGCCCGGTTCTCGCGCATCTGGGGCAGCGCCTGACGCGTATGGGCGAGGTGGGCGCCGGGCAGGTGACCAAGGTGTGCAACCAGATGATCGTCGCTTGCAATGCGCTGGTGATCGCCGAGGTGGTGGCGCTGGCCGAACGTGCCGGTGTCGATGCCAGCCTGATTGCTCCAGCGCTGGCCGGTGGTTTCGCCGATTCCAAGCCGTTGCAGATTCTCGCGCCGCAGATGGCCGCCAGCCAGTTCGAGCCGATCAAGTGGCATGTGCGCACGTTACTCAAGGATCTCGATACGGCGGTGAAACTGTCGCGTGAGCAGGGCAGCGCCACGCCTATGAGCGGGCTGGCGGCGCAACTGATGCGCCTGCACGGCAGCCAGGGCAATCTGGAGCGTGATCCGGCCACGCTGGTGCAACTGCTGCGGGAGCAACGCCCATGA
- a CDS encoding ArsR/SmtB family transcription factor encodes MELIDVFKALSNPTRLKILKGLKDPVKNFPPQDEGDVHTVGVCVSSIQEGVGLSQSTVSDYLATLQRVGLVEVRRIGQWTYYKRNEANIRALAELLDKEL; translated from the coding sequence ATGGAACTGATCGACGTATTCAAAGCCCTCTCGAACCCTACACGCCTCAAGATCTTGAAAGGCCTGAAGGATCCCGTGAAGAACTTCCCCCCACAGGATGAAGGGGACGTTCATACGGTGGGTGTCTGCGTCAGCAGCATTCAAGAAGGTGTCGGTCTGTCGCAGTCGACGGTGTCCGATTACCTCGCGACGCTGCAACGCGTGGGCCTGGTGGAAGTCCGTCGTATCGGACAATGGACCTACTACAAGCGCAATGAAGCAAACATCCGTGCCCTTGCCGAGCTTCTGGACAAGGAGCTGTAA
- a CDS encoding zinc-dependent alcohol dehydrogenase family protein, with the protein MKAQILKSFGGPESFELRDVPKPVPQAGQVLVRVHATSINPLDFQVRRGDYADYVPLPSITGHDVSGVVEAVGPGVTSFVPGDEVWYTPQIFDGPGSYAEYHVAAENIVGKKPASLSHLEAATLTLVGGTAWEALVVRASLRVGESILVHGGAGGVGHVAIQLAKAIGARVFTTVREANFEFARSLGADVVIDYEQEDYVDAILRETGGQGVDVIFDTIGGNTLSRSPDALAQLGRVVSIVDIAQPQNVIQAWGKNASYHFVFTRQNRGKLDELSALIERGQLRPHVGAVFSLADIPRAHALLESPNNGLRGKIAIAVEPSLAR; encoded by the coding sequence ATGAAAGCACAGATACTGAAGTCATTTGGCGGCCCGGAATCGTTCGAACTGCGTGACGTGCCCAAGCCCGTACCGCAAGCAGGACAGGTTCTGGTTCGTGTCCACGCCACCTCCATCAACCCGCTGGATTTCCAGGTTCGCCGCGGCGATTACGCCGACTACGTGCCGCTGCCAAGCATTACCGGGCATGACGTATCGGGCGTCGTCGAAGCGGTCGGCCCCGGTGTGACGAGCTTCGTGCCAGGCGACGAAGTCTGGTACACCCCGCAAATTTTTGATGGCCCCGGTAGCTACGCCGAGTACCACGTTGCGGCCGAGAACATTGTCGGGAAGAAGCCTGCCTCGCTGAGCCATCTCGAGGCTGCGACCCTGACTCTGGTTGGCGGCACGGCATGGGAAGCACTGGTGGTGCGTGCATCGCTCAGGGTGGGCGAAAGCATTCTGGTGCACGGCGGCGCGGGAGGCGTCGGTCATGTGGCGATCCAGCTGGCAAAAGCCATAGGCGCCAGGGTGTTCACCACCGTGCGCGAGGCAAACTTCGAATTCGCACGAAGCCTGGGTGCCGACGTGGTCATCGACTACGAGCAAGAGGATTACGTCGACGCCATTCTGCGGGAAACCGGTGGCCAGGGCGTCGACGTGATATTCGACACCATCGGCGGCAATACCTTGTCACGCAGCCCCGACGCCCTCGCACAACTGGGCCGCGTGGTCTCGATCGTGGACATCGCCCAGCCGCAGAACGTCATCCAGGCCTGGGGCAAGAACGCAAGCTACCACTTCGTTTTCACCCGCCAGAACCGCGGCAAGCTCGATGAGCTGAGCGCATTGATCGAGCGCGGCCAACTGCGGCCACACGTTGGCGCGGTCTTTTCGCTTGCCGACATCCCTCGCGCTCACGCGCTACTGGAAAGCCCCAACAACGGCCTTCGCGGAAAGATCGCGATTGCCGTCGAGCCATCGCTCGCCCGGTAA
- a CDS encoding antibiotic biosynthesis monooxygenase family protein, with product MIYEIALLPVPPQHIENFRRAFANVEPLLKRATGYGGHMLTQGIEMPQVFNLIVRWRSLADHKVFEASDDHQVFMDGLEEYFSAEPTVYHIEDAPFVSGGQNEQSSIFDQAAP from the coding sequence ATGATTTACGAGATCGCTCTACTCCCCGTTCCCCCGCAACACATCGAGAATTTCAGACGTGCATTTGCCAATGTCGAACCGTTGCTGAAACGCGCCACGGGTTACGGCGGCCACATGCTCACGCAAGGCATCGAAATGCCTCAGGTATTCAACCTCATCGTGCGCTGGCGCTCACTTGCAGACCACAAGGTCTTCGAAGCGAGTGATGACCATCAGGTATTCATGGATGGGCTAGAGGAATACTTCTCGGCAGAACCGACGGTCTACCACATTGAAGATGCACCTTTCGTTTCTGGAGGACAGAACGAACAGAGCAGCATCTTCGATCAGGCAGCGCCTTAG
- a CDS encoding TonB-dependent receptor plug domain-containing protein: MHNRNKKALLGLLLASCSAPLAAQVVSLDAVEISSAPIENAVQRAHAERREASSSKAVIEAEQLNQFGDQPLGDALRRLVGVSFAGANRAREVQLRGIGPEYAQVLVNGRRILDANSKRSVQLDRIPSSLVERVEIIRSPLASQEGQGAAGTVNIILKQRAKGGNGEIGIGAGHMESNGGLGDATAFYSLGNDNVTLNLAGGVQLQRRNESKDSLVFSNSGANGGELGTNERRFEQGNFLPSLELRLDDANRLNFQLDYLKTTEYRDDIAAELETAQNAVRRTEFEDRERKRTNLGLLSDWTHQWSDDTELLLSLDLQKADEDTSRDAKRYRANGTLDRTRLRDENIHMTSVSPNLKVKTLLDAHSLEWGAGARRETREEDNSNIENGTVRPINAARTYQVREDITHLFAQDTWLLPWGDSLTYGLRLEDAHTRTRDFSGAKQQTSKLSPLPSISYLGHLSANTDWRLGIARTLRRPDLRELSPTVTTDSGTLARPDTGGNPGMTPESIWGVDLGLDHFFNDQRGLLSANLFHRQFRDKIESVLSQQDNGRWLSSPENAGDGQASGLELEARAPLDAIGLPQLTLWSNATAVHTRLKSEATGETRRFLDQPDYLFNAGADYYLASLRTTFGVNYNWNSGYNQKYRLTSGKTAEADQDAVGRVDISARTQLSENTSLNLSVLNLFAQNEDSRATTYGANGLLESNSLTEEGTYRTFYVRVQTAF, encoded by the coding sequence ATGCACAACAGGAATAAGAAAGCTCTGCTGGGTCTTCTGCTGGCCAGCTGCAGCGCCCCGCTTGCCGCCCAGGTCGTCAGCCTGGACGCGGTGGAAATCTCCAGCGCCCCCATCGAGAACGCCGTGCAACGGGCTCACGCCGAACGGCGTGAAGCCAGCAGTTCGAAAGCCGTCATCGAAGCCGAGCAGCTCAACCAGTTCGGCGACCAGCCGCTGGGCGATGCTCTTCGTCGCCTGGTCGGGGTCTCCTTCGCTGGCGCCAACCGTGCGCGTGAGGTGCAGTTGCGCGGCATCGGCCCCGAGTACGCACAGGTGCTGGTCAACGGCCGACGCATTCTCGATGCCAATTCCAAGCGCAGCGTGCAGCTGGATCGCATCCCCAGTTCGCTGGTCGAGCGTGTCGAGATCATCCGCTCGCCCCTGGCCAGCCAGGAGGGCCAGGGCGCTGCGGGCACCGTCAATATCATTCTCAAGCAGCGCGCCAAGGGCGGTAATGGCGAGATCGGTATCGGCGCCGGGCACATGGAAAGCAACGGCGGCCTGGGAGATGCCACCGCCTTCTACAGCCTGGGCAACGACAACGTCACGCTGAACCTGGCGGGCGGCGTGCAACTGCAACGCCGTAACGAGAGCAAGGACTCGCTGGTGTTCAGCAATAGCGGCGCCAATGGCGGTGAACTGGGCACCAATGAGCGCCGCTTCGAGCAGGGCAACTTCCTGCCCTCGTTGGAGCTGCGTCTAGACGATGCCAACCGTCTGAACTTCCAGCTCGACTACCTGAAGACCACCGAATACCGCGACGACATCGCCGCCGAGCTGGAAACTGCGCAGAACGCGGTTCGTCGCACCGAGTTCGAGGATCGCGAGCGCAAGCGCACCAACCTCGGCCTGCTCAGCGACTGGACGCACCAGTGGAGCGATGACACCGAACTGCTGCTGAGCCTTGACCTGCAGAAGGCCGACGAGGACACCAGCCGCGACGCCAAACGCTACCGGGCCAATGGCACCCTGGATCGTACGCGTCTGCGCGACGAGAACATTCACATGACCTCGGTATCGCCCAATCTCAAGGTCAAGACGCTGCTCGACGCGCACAGCCTCGAATGGGGCGCCGGGGCGCGCCGCGAAACCCGCGAGGAAGACAACAGCAACATCGAGAACGGCACCGTCCGGCCGATCAATGCCGCGCGCACCTATCAGGTTCGTGAAGACATCACCCATCTGTTCGCCCAGGACACCTGGCTCCTGCCCTGGGGCGACAGCCTGACCTACGGCCTGCGCCTGGAAGATGCCCACACCCGCACCCGCGATTTCAGCGGCGCCAAGCAGCAGACCAGCAAGCTGAGCCCGCTGCCTTCGATCAGCTACCTCGGCCATCTCAGCGCCAATACCGACTGGCGCCTGGGCATCGCCCGAACGCTGCGCCGGCCTGACCTGCGTGAGCTGAGCCCGACCGTCACCACCGACTCCGGCACGCTGGCCAGGCCCGACACCGGCGGCAACCCGGGGATGACGCCAGAATCCATCTGGGGTGTCGACCTGGGCCTGGATCACTTCTTCAATGATCAGCGTGGCCTGCTCTCGGCCAACCTGTTCCACCGTCAGTTCCGCGACAAGATCGAAAGCGTCCTCAGCCAGCAGGACAACGGTCGCTGGCTGAGCAGCCCGGAGAACGCCGGTGACGGCCAGGCCAGCGGCCTGGAACTGGAAGCACGCGCGCCACTGGATGCCATTGGTTTGCCGCAGCTGACGCTATGGTCCAACGCCACCGCCGTGCACACCCGCCTGAAGAGCGAAGCAACCGGCGAAACCCGGCGCTTCCTCGATCAGCCGGATTACCTGTTCAACGCCGGCGCCGACTACTACCTGGCCAGCCTGCGCACCACCTTCGGCGTCAACTACAACTGGAACAGCGGCTACAACCAGAAGTATCGACTGACCTCGGGCAAGACGGCAGAAGCCGATCAGGATGCCGTCGGCCGTGTCGATATCTCGGCGCGCACCCAACTCAGCGAGAACACCAGCCTGAACCTGTCGGTACTCAACCTGTTCGCCCAGAACGAGGACAGCCGCGCCACCACCTATGGCGCCAATGGCCTGCTGGAGAGCAACAGCCTGACCGAGGAAGGCACCTACCGCACCTTCTACGTACGCGTGCAAACCGCCTTCTGA
- a CDS encoding VOC family protein, which translates to MTSKNTICLWYDRNALEAATFYAETFPDSAVLAVHHAPGDYPSGQQGDVLTVEFRVMGIPCLGLNGGPVFQHSEAFSFQVATDDQAETDRLWSAIINNGGQASECGWCKDKWGISWQITPRILSDAIASPDRAAAKRAFEAMMTMSKIDIARIEAALKG; encoded by the coding sequence ATGACCAGCAAGAACACCATCTGCCTCTGGTACGACCGCAACGCATTGGAGGCTGCGACCTTCTACGCAGAAACCTTCCCGGACAGTGCCGTGCTGGCCGTACATCACGCCCCTGGTGATTACCCCAGCGGCCAGCAGGGCGATGTGCTGACGGTTGAGTTCAGGGTGATGGGCATTCCCTGCCTCGGCCTCAACGGTGGCCCGGTATTCCAGCACAGCGAGGCGTTTTCGTTTCAGGTCGCCACCGACGATCAGGCCGAGACGGATCGCTTGTGGAGCGCGATAATCAACAACGGTGGTCAGGCCAGCGAATGCGGCTGGTGCAAGGACAAATGGGGCATTTCCTGGCAGATCACACCGCGCATTCTGAGCGATGCCATCGCCAGCCCCGACCGCGCAGCCGCCAAGCGCGCCTTCGAGGCGATGATGACCATGAGCAAGATCGACATCGCCCGGATCGAGGCGGCACTGAAGGGCTGA
- a CDS encoding LysR family transcriptional regulator translates to MNWDDARVFLALCREQTLRGAARVLAVDQATVGRRLASLEQSLDATLFLRTSAGYSLTSAGEQAMRAAQDMEAAAADLQRRILGMDERMSGEVRITTTDSFAVDFIMPAIAALRLEHPGIEVKLHASTQLLNLNKREADIAVRNLKPDNPELIVRRLARWSSAAFASKDYVTVRGIPEPGAAFAGHDLVLYQPYLDSGREVTLGTEPITHGRIAMTCTSGLMVRRALAAGIGIGEVPLPLGLRDGLVRLWADREHAPYDIWLVTHRDVRHTARVRAVIDAIVAVFAGL, encoded by the coding sequence ATGAACTGGGACGACGCCCGCGTATTTCTTGCCTTGTGCCGTGAACAGACCTTGCGCGGTGCGGCTCGTGTACTGGCCGTGGATCAAGCCACGGTCGGTCGCCGGCTCGCCTCGCTGGAGCAGTCCCTCGATGCCACCCTGTTCCTGCGCACGTCAGCCGGCTACAGCCTGACCAGCGCGGGAGAGCAGGCGATGAGGGCGGCGCAGGACATGGAGGCGGCGGCGGCCGATCTGCAGCGCCGCATTCTCGGCATGGATGAACGCATGAGCGGTGAGGTGCGCATTACCACCACCGACTCCTTTGCCGTCGACTTCATCATGCCGGCCATTGCCGCGCTGCGCCTTGAACACCCTGGTATCGAGGTCAAGCTGCATGCTTCAACGCAATTGCTCAATCTCAACAAGCGCGAGGCGGATATCGCCGTGCGCAACCTCAAGCCGGACAACCCCGAGCTGATCGTGCGTCGACTCGCTCGTTGGAGCAGCGCCGCCTTCGCCTCGAAGGACTATGTCACCGTGCGCGGCATACCCGAACCGGGCGCTGCCTTCGCCGGGCATGACTTGGTGCTCTATCAGCCCTATCTGGACAGTGGGCGTGAGGTCACGCTTGGCACCGAGCCGATCACTCACGGGCGTATCGCCATGACCTGTACCTCGGGCTTGATGGTTCGCCGGGCGCTGGCAGCGGGCATCGGCATTGGCGAGGTACCGCTACCTCTGGGTTTGCGCGACGGGCTGGTACGGCTGTGGGCGGATCGTGAACACGCGCCCTATGACATCTGGCTGGTCACCCATCGGGACGTGCGCCACACCGCGCGGGTTCGTGCAGTGATCGATGCCATCGTCGCGGTTTTCGCTGGGCTTTGA
- a CDS encoding YbfB/YjiJ family MFS transporter, with product MNSHTQGSLWMPIWAGLCASLVGIGLARFAYTPLIPSLIEAHWFSASAVVYLGAANLAGYLVGALIGRPLAARHSSASVLRAMMLLVSLAFLACAWPLSVAWFFSWRLLSGIAGGVIMVLAASTILPHVAAGRRGLASGAIFLGLGLGIAGSGTLVPILLAQGLATTWTGMAVVALVLTLSSWRGWPDDLAHAPQPATPHEPAQSAGGVRLLFAQYALMASSLVAPMMFLVDYISRGLGEGSHSGAAIWTLYGVGAIVGPVVYGYLADHLGARAAIRLVLLMQAMAITVLVESRDLHVLGAAVLVIGSFPPGIVPLALARVHQLVTGHAQQNATWSRATISFATFQALAGYAYSALFSASQENYRLLFTVAIGAVLVALLLELPSLLGKSWSNTPAGREVT from the coding sequence ATGAACAGCCACACACAGGGCTCGCTGTGGATGCCGATCTGGGCTGGCCTGTGCGCCAGCCTGGTGGGCATCGGTCTGGCCCGCTTCGCCTACACCCCGTTGATACCATCGCTGATTGAGGCGCACTGGTTTTCCGCCTCGGCAGTGGTCTACCTGGGCGCCGCCAACCTGGCCGGCTATCTCGTCGGCGCGCTGATCGGCCGGCCGCTGGCCGCGCGTCACTCCAGCGCCAGCGTATTGCGGGCGATGATGCTTCTGGTCAGCCTGGCGTTCCTCGCCTGTGCCTGGCCGCTGTCAGTGGCCTGGTTCTTCTCCTGGCGCTTGCTCTCGGGCATCGCCGGTGGCGTGATCATGGTACTGGCCGCCAGCACCATCCTGCCGCATGTCGCGGCGGGTCGACGCGGGCTGGCCAGCGGCGCGATCTTTCTGGGTCTGGGCCTCGGCATCGCTGGTTCCGGCACACTGGTGCCGATACTTCTGGCTCAGGGCCTGGCGACCACCTGGACCGGCATGGCCGTGGTCGCCCTAGTGCTGACACTGAGCAGTTGGCGCGGCTGGCCAGACGACCTCGCTCATGCTCCGCAGCCGGCCACCCCACACGAGCCGGCACAGAGCGCAGGCGGCGTGCGCCTGCTATTCGCACAATACGCGCTGATGGCCAGCAGCCTGGTGGCACCGATGATGTTTCTGGTCGATTACATCAGTCGCGGTCTGGGCGAAGGGAGCCACAGCGGTGCGGCCATCTGGACGCTGTATGGCGTCGGCGCCATCGTCGGCCCGGTGGTATATGGCTACCTTGCCGACCACCTGGGTGCCCGCGCAGCGATACGCCTGGTTCTGCTGATGCAAGCCATGGCCATTACCGTGCTGGTGGAAAGCCGTGACCTGCATGTACTTGGCGCCGCCGTACTGGTGATCGGCTCCTTCCCACCCGGCATCGTGCCGCTGGCCTTGGCGCGCGTGCATCAACTGGTGACTGGCCATGCCCAGCAGAACGCCACCTGGAGCCGCGCAACCATCTCCTTCGCGACCTTCCAGGCGCTTGCCGGTTATGCCTATTCGGCGCTGTTCTCGGCCAGCCAGGAGAATTATCGCTTGCTGTTCACGGTCGCGATTGGCGCGGTGCTGGTGGCCTTGCTGCTCGAATTGCCGTCACTGCTGGGCAAATCGTGGAGCAATACACCGGCAGGCCGAGAGGTCACATGA
- a CDS encoding AraC family transcriptional regulator, with product MSTALLEVVRDYLDQHADPNGLAQTPIPGLTIIRTLKPSGLDYAITRPLACLVLQGGKQVMMGARTFTFSAGDSLLITADVPTVSQIIEASPEAPYISLVIDLNPALLTELMEEMKSAPSTEEAPIKIEPTDSEVAEAALRLMRLLDRPASAAVLHASLVRELHYWLLAGRHGSAISRLGWPDGHAQRIARAVKVLRTEFTRPLPVEHLASVAGMSTSSFHQHFRNQTSLTPLQFQKQLRLIEARRLMLGEGATASSAAFAVGYESVSQFSREYRRLFGLPPARDTSAAC from the coding sequence ATGAGCACAGCCTTGCTGGAGGTCGTTCGCGACTATCTGGATCAACATGCCGATCCCAATGGGCTTGCCCAAACCCCCATTCCTGGCTTGACCATCATCCGTACGCTCAAGCCCAGCGGGCTGGATTACGCGATCACCCGGCCACTTGCCTGCCTGGTGCTGCAGGGTGGCAAGCAGGTCATGATGGGAGCCCGCACATTCACCTTCAGCGCCGGTGACTCATTGCTGATTACCGCCGATGTACCGACGGTTAGCCAGATCATCGAAGCGAGCCCCGAAGCCCCATACATATCGTTGGTGATCGACCTGAATCCTGCTTTGCTCACCGAGTTGATGGAGGAAATGAAATCGGCCCCAAGCACGGAAGAGGCGCCGATAAAGATCGAACCGACCGACAGCGAAGTGGCCGAAGCCGCGTTGCGCCTGATGCGCCTGCTGGATCGTCCGGCTTCGGCTGCGGTGCTGCATGCCTCGCTGGTGCGCGAGCTGCACTACTGGTTGCTGGCTGGGCGTCATGGTTCGGCGATCAGCCGCCTGGGCTGGCCGGACGGCCATGCGCAGCGGATCGCACGGGCGGTGAAGGTGCTGCGTACCGAGTTCACCCGGCCCTTGCCAGTGGAACACCTGGCTTCCGTGGCCGGCATGAGCACCTCGTCATTCCATCAGCACTTTCGCAACCAGACGTCGCTGACGCCGCTGCAATTTCAAAAGCAGCTGCGTTTGATCGAAGCGCGTCGGCTGATGTTGGGGGAGGGCGCTACGGCCAGCAGTGCGGCGTTCGCGGTGGGGTACGAAAGCGTCTCGCAGTTCAGCCGAGAGTACCGCCGTCTGTTTGGTTTACCTCCAGCCCGAGACACGAGCGCTGCTTGTTAG
- a CDS encoding SDR family NAD(P)-dependent oxidoreductase — translation MTKIAIVTGSSRGLGRNTALNIARQGSDVVVTYHSQDDAALAVVAEVEALGRKAVALQLDAGNVSTFPAFVARLRQALRDTWQRDNFDHLVNNAGHGDMASISETTEAQFDALVNVHFKGVFFLTQALLPLMADGGRIVNISSGLTRIAYPGFAAYSAVKGAVEVLSVYLAKELGSRGIAVNTVAPGAIETDFLGGAVRDMPDLNTVFANMTALGRVGVPDDIGPMIAGLLGEENRWINAQRIEVSGGQTI, via the coding sequence ATGACCAAGATCGCCATCGTAACTGGCTCCAGCCGTGGCCTCGGCCGTAATACCGCCCTGAATATCGCTCGCCAGGGTAGCGATGTCGTCGTCACTTATCACAGCCAGGACGATGCCGCGCTTGCTGTGGTCGCTGAAGTCGAAGCACTGGGGCGAAAGGCCGTCGCGCTGCAACTCGATGCTGGCAATGTCAGCACCTTCCCAGCTTTCGTGGCGCGCCTGCGCCAGGCGCTACGCGATACCTGGCAGCGCGACAACTTCGATCACCTGGTCAATAACGCCGGACACGGGGACATGGCCTCGATTAGCGAGACCACCGAGGCGCAGTTCGATGCGCTGGTGAACGTGCATTTCAAAGGGGTGTTCTTCCTCACCCAGGCGCTGCTGCCGCTGATGGCCGACGGTGGTCGTATCGTCAACATTTCTTCGGGGCTGACGCGTATCGCCTATCCGGGCTTTGCTGCCTACTCGGCAGTCAAGGGAGCGGTGGAAGTACTGAGCGTCTACCTGGCCAAGGAGCTGGGCAGCCGGGGGATCGCGGTCAATACCGTGGCACCCGGCGCGATCGAGACGGATTTTCTCGGCGGTGCCGTGCGCGACATGCCGGATCTGAACACGGTATTCGCGAATATGACGGCGCTTGGCCGTGTCGGCGTGCCGGACGATATCGGCCCGATGATCGCTGGCCTGCTTGGTGAGGAGAATCGCTGGATCAACGCTCAACGCATCGAGGTATCCGGCGGGCAGACGATCTGA
- a CDS encoding LysR family transcriptional regulator: MAFNSETLRVFLAVLDAGSFSAAARRLGRVPSAVSMAIAQLEAELDLELFDRSTRKALPTEAALALEPQARQVASQLNRLDAQALQLHQGLERRLVIAMAPELQSGMWSQPLVDLANEFPLLEIEVRSASQAEAVRLMHEGSVHLALVFERPGIDERERFLEAGSQLLVAVAAPDYLKAMDAQMMVDTRQIIVAAGSPSATDPQVVLSHRLWLTDSHLATLNLVQAGLGWAYLPAPLVAALIASGSLQEVKFDNMASQLRLWVDIVWSSGRPLGLGARRYLELIGERIQAQPPRG; this comes from the coding sequence ATGGCATTCAACAGCGAAACCCTGCGTGTCTTTCTCGCCGTGCTCGATGCCGGATCATTTTCTGCTGCTGCGCGCCGGCTGGGTCGTGTGCCCTCGGCGGTGAGTATGGCGATTGCTCAACTCGAAGCGGAGCTGGATCTGGAGTTGTTCGACCGCAGCACGCGCAAGGCGCTACCCACCGAGGCGGCGCTGGCACTGGAGCCGCAGGCGCGTCAGGTCGCCAGCCAGCTCAACCGGCTCGATGCCCAGGCGCTGCAACTGCATCAGGGCCTGGAGAGGCGTCTGGTGATCGCCATGGCCCCGGAGCTGCAGAGCGGCATGTGGAGCCAGCCCCTGGTCGACCTGGCGAATGAGTTCCCTTTGTTGGAGATCGAGGTGCGCTCCGCCTCGCAGGCCGAGGCCGTACGCCTGATGCACGAAGGCAGCGTTCACCTGGCGCTGGTGTTCGAGCGCCCAGGCATCGATGAGCGCGAGCGCTTTCTCGAAGCCGGTAGCCAGTTGCTGGTGGCGGTCGCCGCGCCGGATTACCTGAAAGCAATGGACGCGCAGATGATGGTCGATACACGGCAGATCATCGTTGCCGCAGGCTCGCCGTCGGCAACCGATCCGCAGGTTGTGCTCTCCCATCGGCTGTGGCTCACCGACAGCCACCTAGCCACCCTGAACCTGGTGCAGGCGGGGCTCGGGTGGGCGTATCTGCCGGCGCCTCTGGTCGCTGCGTTGATTGCCTCGGGTAGCTTGCAGGAAGTGAAATTCGACAACATGGCCAGTCAGTTGCGGCTTTGGGTCGATATCGTCTGGAGCAGCGGTCGACCACTGGGATTGGGGGCTCGACGTTATCTGGAGCTGATAGGGGAGCGGATACAGGCGCAGCCGCCCCGAGGCTAG